A stretch of the Arvicola amphibius chromosome 8, mArvAmp1.2, whole genome shotgun sequence genome encodes the following:
- the Fam229b gene encoding protein FAM229B gives MPFRFGTQPRRFPVEGGDSSNGLESGLSPSAACNGKETSPNRQLRRCPGSHCLTITDVPITVYATMRKPPVPSSKEMHPK, from the exons ATGCCTTTTCGGTTTGGGACCCAGCCAAGGAGGTTTCCGGTGGAAGGAGGAGATTCTTCAAATGGGCTGGAATCAGGCCTGAGCCCCAGTGCTGCCTGTAATGGGAAAGAGACGTCACCCAATAG GCAACTCCGAAGATGCCCTGGAAGTCATTGCCTGACAATAACTGATGTTCCCATCACTGTCTATGCAACAATGAGAAAGCCACCCGTGCCAAGCAGCAAGGAAATGCATCCCAAATAG